A genomic segment from Coccinella septempunctata chromosome 3, icCocSept1.1, whole genome shotgun sequence encodes:
- the LOC123309088 gene encoding transmembrane 7 superfamily member 3-like, whose product MNYLIKLAICSFILGCKLIEGTSQTIIDISSYDPNDENTHTFYSFIQLLGGNGTEVVVKTNSTYQTGFYIVQAHSQRFNISLSNNVDVTQKVDGYNVGLVKAFQGAFEDSFSIQKLTDNDSVIIDSTILIAVAVYDEKAPIPGGCMTKNNASPILKVSNSPDIITVKAMAPSSNNHTCNDSQHEVRMEIYHKYLTSQIFSSSEYYEGIISMLRVDKIKAHSKLVATLDSYSSIEELFSSYIGTGEVFAVLVYNNEKVSAYVPAVSYGEDVNYLIDKENEGTSGQDVFVVLFSILPFVALVIIYRGHALFHFTTFSLGLSCGTIISFVVLSKEGATTVDHTFFLSLLFGLLYGSIWLGVWYKFGIPLLSATLAFLHAGALFTSIIYHFGVADDVNFHNNAIYWTIFFGIVFMCWFTLSMFTMHGHILSCCFLGSYILMITTLNYWLGGNLQYIMINVYRRMFVPNFNVAIIQPPFQVSDHLIALLGILFLLHGFRKQVKHQRGKPPFPPHNSFRPDEERSPLLGHF is encoded by the exons ATGAATTACCTCATCAAACTGGCTATTTGTTCTTTCATACTAGGATGTAAACTAATTGAAG GAACTTCACAAACAATAATTGATATATCCTCGTACGATCCAAACGATGAGAATACTCACACTTTTTATTCTTTCATCCAGTTGTTGGGTGGAAATGGAACTGAAGTTGTTGTGAAAACGAATTCTACATATCAAACTGGCTTCTATATTGTTCAGGCTCATTCTCAACGTTTCAATATTTCACTATCAAATAACGTTGATGTGACCCAGAAGGTTGATGGATATAATGTTGGTCTCGTCAAAGCTTTTCAGGGTGCTTTTGAAGACTCGTTCTCAATTCAGAAATTGACAGATAATGACTCGGTTATTATTGATTCAACAATTCTGATAGCTGTTGCTGTTTATGATGAaaaag CACCAATTCCTGGTGGATGTATGACAAAAAACAATGCCAGTCCAATTTTGAAAGTCTCTAATAGTCCAGATATCATAACTGTTAAGGCAATGGCTCCATCTTCAAACAATCATACATGTAACGATAGTCAACATGAAGTTAGGATGGAAATTTATCACAAGTATTTGACGAGTCAGATTTTCAGCTCTTCTGAGTATTATGAGGGCATAATCAGTATGCTGAGGGTTGATAAGATTAAAGCTCATAGTAAACTAGTTGCTACTCTTGATAGTTATAGCAGTATCGAGGAATTATTTAGTTCGTATATTGGGACGGGGGAGGTATTTGCTGTTTTAGTTTACAACAACGAAAAAGTTTCAGCTTATGTTCCCGCTGTCTCCTATGGTGAAGATGTCAACTATCTTATCGATAAGGAGAATGAAG gtaCAAGTGGCCAGGATGTTTTCGTTGTACTGTTCAGTATACTACCGTTCGTGGCCCTTgttattatatacaggggtCACGCATTGTTCCACTTCACCACGTTTTCACTTGGTCTGTCATGTGGTACAATAATCTCTTTCGTTGTTTTGAGTAAAGAGGGCGCTACGACAGTCGATC ATACATTCTTTTTGTCCCTCTTGTTCGGACTCCTTTACGGTTCAATATGGCTGGGAGTATGGTACAAGTTTGGAATACCCTTGTTGTCCGCCACCTTAGCATTCTTGCACGCTGGTGCGCTGTTCACATctataatttatcattttggaGTTG CCGATGACGTGAATTTCCATAACAATGCCATCTACTGGACGATCTTTTTCGGCATAGTGTTCATGTGTTGGTTCACTCTGTCCATGTTCACCATGCACGGTCACATTTTGTCTTGCTGCTTCTTGGGCTCGTACATTTTGATGATAACGACCCTCAATTATTGGCTTGGGGgaaatctacaatatatcatgATCAACGTCTACAGAAGAATGTTCGTGCCCAACTTCAATGTTGCCATAATCCAACCTCCATTCCAAGTATCAG accACCTCATCGCTCTCCTTGGTATCCTGTTTCTACTTCATGGTTTTCGAAAACAAGTGAAGCATCAGCGTGGCAAACCTCCCTTCCCACCGCACAATTCTTTCCGACCAGACGAAGAAAGGTCACCCCTGTTGGGTCATTTTTGA